The Buchnera aphidicola (Hyalopterus amygdali) genome has a segment encoding these proteins:
- the rpe gene encoding ribulose-phosphate 3-epimerase has protein sequence MKKFFLAPSILSADFARLGKDTKKVIDAGGDWIHFDVMDNHYVPNLTMGPMILKSLRDYNITVPIDVHLMVKPVDNLIPQFAKAGANFITFHPEATDHVDRTLNLIKENGCKAGLAFNPSTSLNFLDYVMHKLDLILLMSVNPGFSSQSFLPSTFNKLREVSKKIELNSSNILLEVDGGVKLDNIAEIAFSGANVFVIGSALFGHTNYDIIIKKIREELKYVNSRFIH, from the coding sequence ATGAAAAAATTTTTTTTGGCACCTTCAATTTTATCTGCTGATTTTGCACGTTTAGGAAAAGATACAAAAAAAGTTATAGATGCAGGTGGAGATTGGATACATTTTGATGTGATGGATAATCATTATGTTCCCAATTTAACTATGGGTCCTATGATTTTAAAATCATTACGTGATTATAATATTACCGTTCCAATTGATGTACATTTAATGGTAAAACCTGTAGATAATTTAATCCCCCAATTCGCTAAAGCTGGAGCGAATTTTATTACTTTTCATCCAGAAGCAACAGATCATGTCGATCGCACTTTAAATTTAATTAAAGAGAATGGATGTAAAGCAGGATTAGCTTTTAACCCTTCTACTTCTCTTAATTTTCTTGATTATGTTATGCATAAATTGGATTTAATTTTGTTGATGTCTGTAAACCCTGGATTTAGCAGTCAATCTTTTTTGCCATCTACATTTAATAAATTACGTGAAGTAAGTAAAAAAATTGAACTTAATTCTTCTAATATTCTTTTAGAAGTCGATGGAGGAGTAAAATTGGATAATATTGCTGAAATAGCTTTTTCAGGCGCAAACGTTTTTGTTATTGGTTCTGCACTTTTTGGTCATACTAATTATGATATTATAATAAAAAAAATACGTGAGGAATTAAAATATGTTAACTCAAGATTTATTCATTAA
- the tsgA gene encoding MFS transporter TsgA, whose product MKNINQIGLTWISFFSYAFTGALIVVTGMIMGDIANYFSLSISKMSNVFTFLNAGILISILLNSWVTNIISIKKQLILGFLLSIIAILGIIFSNNIFTFSVNIFILGLVSGITMSIGTFIITYLYSGEKRGSRLLITDSFFSMSGMIFPIITAYILEKKFSWYWIYIFISTIYLFIFILTINLKFPETKEKVKSKTTFKYNMNIILLSISALLYILGQLSFISWVPQYATEIININIKKTGTLVSNFWMAYMIGMWCFSFIIKFFNLKRMFVFLTGISSILMYSFIHSKNYLTLQSIIIGLGFFSSAIYTIIITLASLETKKPSSKLINLILFFGTIGTLLTFMITSPIVEKKGLYATLIFSNILYGIVFFLSLLIFTKIKNKLFFEKSS is encoded by the coding sequence ATGAAAAATATTAACCAAATAGGACTAACATGGATTAGTTTTTTTTCATACGCTTTTACAGGTGCATTAATTGTCGTTACTGGAATGATAATGGGAGATATTGCTAATTATTTTAGTTTATCTATATCAAAAATGAGTAATGTTTTTACTTTTTTAAATGCAGGTATATTAATATCAATTTTATTAAATTCTTGGGTAACGAACATAATATCAATAAAAAAGCAATTAATATTAGGTTTTTTACTTTCAATAATAGCAATACTAGGTATCATTTTTTCAAATAATATTTTTACGTTTTCTGTTAACATATTTATTCTTGGATTAGTAAGCGGAATAACAATGTCTATTGGTACCTTTATTATTACATATCTATATTCAGGTGAAAAGAGAGGGTCAAGATTATTAATTACCGATTCTTTCTTTAGCATGTCTGGCATGATATTCCCTATAATTACTGCTTACATATTAGAAAAAAAATTTTCATGGTATTGGATTTATATATTTATATCAACAATTTATTTATTTATTTTTATTTTAACAATAAATTTAAAATTTCCAGAAACTAAAGAAAAAGTAAAAAGCAAAACAACATTTAAATATAATATGAATATAATTTTATTATCTATTTCAGCACTGTTATATATTTTAGGACAATTAAGTTTTATCTCTTGGGTACCTCAATATGCCACTGAAATTATAAATATTAATATAAAAAAAACTGGTACTTTAGTAAGTAATTTTTGGATGGCTTATATGATTGGTATGTGGTGCTTCAGTTTTATAATTAAATTTTTTAATTTAAAACGAATGTTTGTTTTTTTAACAGGTATTTCTTCTATACTTATGTATTCTTTTATTCATAGCAAAAATTACTTAACACTACAGTCTATTATTATTGGATTAGGTTTTTTTTCTAGCGCTATTTATACTATTATTATAACTTTAGCATCATTAGAAACAAAGAAACCATCTTCTAAATTGATAAATTTAATACTATTTTTCGGAACAATTGGGACACTTCTGACGTTTATGATAACTAGTCCTATTGTAGAAAAAAAAGGATTATACGCAACTTTAATTTTTTCAAATATATTGTACGGAATAGTATTTTTTTTATCCCTTCTGATTTTTACAAAAATAAAAAATAAGCTTTTTTTTGAAAAATCATCTTAA
- a CDS encoding aspartate aminotransferase family protein, whose protein sequence is MIAKKKLITRDSFDKLILPFYDPASFIPIKGKGSRIWDQQGKEYIDFSSGIAVTSLGHCHPLLNKILSQQSKKLWHISNIFTNEPALRLAKKLISSSFASRVFFANSGAEANEAAFKIARYYSSKVYHLKKNKIISFYNSFHGRTFFTVSVGGQSKYSDYFGPKPPSIMHAVFNKISTIKDIIDNNTAAVVMELIQGEGGIIPATIPFVREIRKLCNKYNALLIFDEVQTGIGRTGKLYAYEHYKVKPDILTIAKSLGGGFPISAMLTTNKIISVIKPGIHGTTYGGNPLACSVAESVMDIINTKKILLGVEKKLKKILFELEIINKRFGLFKEIRGKGLLIGIVLHSEFVKKIHDIIRLAFLEGVIFLTAGHNVIRLAPSLIISKKDITEGMKRFYRALEKCL, encoded by the coding sequence ATGATAGCAAAAAAAAAATTAATTACACGAGATAGTTTTGATAAACTAATTTTACCTTTTTACGATCCAGCATCCTTTATTCCAATAAAAGGAAAAGGTAGTCGTATTTGGGATCAACAAGGAAAGGAATATATTGATTTTTCGAGTGGTATTGCTGTGACATCATTAGGTCATTGTCATCCCTTACTAAATAAAATTTTAAGTCAACAGAGTAAAAAATTATGGCATATTAGTAATATTTTTACAAATGAACCAGCTTTACGGTTAGCTAAAAAATTAATTTCTTCTAGTTTTGCATCTCGTGTTTTTTTTGCAAATTCAGGTGCTGAGGCAAATGAAGCTGCATTTAAAATTGCTCGTTATTATTCATCTAAAGTATATCATTTAAAAAAAAATAAAATTATATCTTTCTATAACTCATTTCACGGTCGTACGTTTTTTACTGTTTCTGTAGGTGGACAATCAAAGTATTCTGATTATTTTGGACCAAAACCTCCATCAATTATGCACGCTGTATTTAACAAAATTTCCACTATTAAAGATATTATTGATAATAATACTGCTGCTGTTGTTATGGAACTAATTCAAGGAGAAGGGGGCATCATACCCGCAACGATTCCCTTTGTTCGGGAAATTAGAAAGTTATGTAACAAATATAATGCGCTATTGATTTTTGATGAAGTTCAAACTGGGATAGGTAGAACAGGAAAATTGTATGCATATGAGCATTATAAAGTAAAACCTGATATTTTAACTATTGCAAAATCTTTAGGTGGGGGTTTTCCAATAAGTGCAATGTTGACAACAAATAAAATTATTTCTGTAATTAAACCTGGTATTCACGGTACTACCTATGGGGGAAATCCTCTTGCCTGTTCTGTTGCTGAATCAGTAATGGATATTATCAATACTAAAAAAATTTTATTAGGCGTTGAAAAAAAATTAAAGAAAATACTTTTTGAATTAGAAATCATTAACAAACGTTTTGGATTATTTAAGGAAATACGAGGAAAAGGATTGCTTATTGGAATCGTGTTGCATTCTGAATTTGTTAAAAAAATACATGATATAATTAGATTGGCATTTTTAGAGGGGGTAATTTTTTTAACTGCAGGTCATAATGTTATTCGATTAGCACCTTCCTTAATTATTAGTAAAAAGGATATTACTGAAGGTATGAAACGTTTTTATCGTGCTTTGGAAAAATGTTTATAA
- the fkpA gene encoding FKBP-type peptidyl-prolyl cis-trans isomerase gives MIFFLLKRILLLYLIFFIPISFSENLPFLNIQSYSEKKEFFKNDNEKVGYSLGVSLGDYVNQSFQRQKDIGIKLDKKSILLGVKDAISGDLKLSKHEISMILKKLEDKIKRITEIQIKKNEKENLVQGQLYMKKFSEVEGVNKTPSGLLYVIEKIGDGQEEVNNNTEITVHYKGSLINGIEFDNSYKRGQPIKIMLKDVILGWQEGLKYIKKGGKIKLIIPPELGYGNNKINGIPGNSTLIFDIELLDIKNISN, from the coding sequence ATGATTTTTTTTCTATTGAAAAGAATTTTATTATTATATTTAATTTTTTTTATTCCAATATCGTTTTCAGAAAACCTGCCTTTTTTAAACATTCAATCATATTCAGAAAAAAAAGAATTTTTTAAAAATGATAATGAAAAAGTAGGATACTCTTTAGGAGTATCTTTAGGTGATTATGTAAATCAATCTTTTCAAAGACAAAAAGATATAGGAATAAAATTAGATAAGAAAAGTATTTTATTGGGAGTAAAAGATGCTATTTCAGGTGATTTAAAGTTATCAAAACACGAGATTTCTATGATTCTAAAAAAATTAGAAGACAAAATAAAACGTATTACAGAAATTCAAATTAAAAAAAATGAAAAAGAAAATTTAGTTCAAGGACAATTATATATGAAAAAATTTTCTGAAGTAGAAGGAGTAAATAAAACACCTAGTGGTCTTTTATATGTTATTGAAAAAATAGGAGATGGACAAGAAGAAGTTAATAATAATACAGAAATTACTGTACATTATAAAGGATCTTTAATCAATGGTATAGAATTTGATAATTCTTATAAAAGAGGTCAGCCAATAAAAATAATGTTAAAAGATGTTATATTAGGTTGGCAAGAAGGTTTAAAATATATCAAAAAAGGTGGTAAAATAAAATTAATTATACCTCCAGAATTAGGATATGGAAATAATAAAATTAATGGAATTCCAGGAAATTCTACTTTGATTTTTGATATAGAACTGTTAGATATAAAAAATATTTCAAATTAA
- the aroB gene encoding 3-dehydroquinate synthase: MEKIKVVLGKRSYPISIGSGIIQEDNIFFPLKPGNQAMLITNKTLANLFKDKVLFHLRKSGIKVDQVILSDGEQFKTLNELEVIISSLLEKRHSRDTTLIALGGGVIGDLTGFAAAIYQRGVKFIQIPTTLLSQVDASVGGKTGVNHVLGKNMIGSFWQPSSVVIDIDFLKKLPYNELISGIAEVIKYAIIFDEKFFNWLEENIENLLLLNDTLMPYCIKKCCELKAKIISLDERENNFRALLNFGHTYGHAIEAHSGYGNWLHGEAISVGMVMASRTSEMMGFLKKADYERILSLLKKTGLPIKGPKNMSAASYLPYMMRDKKVISGEIRLVLPISIGKAKIYSGIDKNIILNSIKYFQ; the protein is encoded by the coding sequence ATGGAAAAGATAAAAGTAGTTTTAGGAAAGCGAAGTTATCCTATTAGCATAGGATCTGGTATTATTCAAGAAGATAATATTTTTTTTCCTTTAAAACCAGGAAATCAAGCTATGTTGATTACCAACAAGACATTAGCTAATCTTTTTAAAGATAAAGTTTTATTTCATCTCAGAAAATCAGGAATAAAAGTAGATCAAGTGATTCTTTCAGATGGAGAACAATTTAAAACATTAAATGAACTAGAAGTAATTATTTCTTCTTTATTAGAAAAAAGACATTCTCGTGATACCACTTTAATTGCGTTAGGAGGAGGTGTAATAGGTGATTTAACTGGATTTGCAGCAGCTATTTACCAGAGAGGTGTAAAATTTATTCAAATTCCTACTACTCTTTTATCTCAAGTAGATGCTTCCGTTGGTGGTAAAACTGGAGTGAACCATGTTCTTGGAAAAAATATGATTGGTTCTTTTTGGCAACCCTCTTCTGTTGTTATTGATATCGATTTTTTAAAAAAATTACCATATAATGAATTAATTTCTGGTATTGCAGAAGTGATCAAGTATGCTATTATTTTTGATGAAAAATTTTTTAATTGGTTAGAAGAAAACATTGAAAATTTATTACTACTTAATGATACATTAATGCCTTATTGTATAAAAAAATGTTGTGAACTTAAAGCAAAAATTATTTCTTTAGATGAAAGAGAAAATAATTTTAGAGCACTTTTAAATTTTGGTCATACCTATGGTCATGCTATTGAAGCTCATTCTGGGTATGGTAACTGGCTACATGGTGAAGCAATTTCAGTAGGTATGGTTATGGCATCTCGTACATCAGAGATGATGGGGTTTTTAAAAAAAGCAGATTATGAAAGAATATTGTCTTTATTAAAAAAGACAGGATTACCTATTAAAGGTCCTAAAAATATGTCTGCTGCATCATATTTGCCATATATGATGCGAGATAAAAAAGTGATTTCAGGAGAAATAAGATTAGTTCTTCCAATTTCTATTGGAAAAGCTAAAATTTATTCTGGAATTGATAAAAACATTATTTTAAATTCTATTAAATATTTTCAATAA
- the trpS gene encoding tryptophan--tRNA ligase, whose protein sequence is MNSKPILFSAVQPSGDLTLGNYIGSMRHWSKFQNIYDCIYCIADLHALTTLNKNFSLKKSVLDTLALYLACGVDPNKSIIFIQSHVYQHTQLNWVLSCFSQFGELSRMTQFKNKKKIRNNCIENINVGLFNYPILMSSDILLYETNLVPVGQDQKQHLELTRNIAHRFNFLYGDIFTLPEPLIDISGSKVMSLLEPKKKMSKSDMNKNNVIFLLEDISSIFFKIKNAITDSQTPPKIYYDKKRKLGISNLLEILSAITNKEINILEKELNGVMYSEFKNIIFDNISQFLRRLQKSYLNYRKDESYLKKVAQDGAIKARLKSEKLLKRVYSIMDIDLFFK, encoded by the coding sequence ATGAACTCTAAGCCAATATTATTTAGTGCAGTTCAACCTTCTGGAGATTTAACTCTTGGGAATTATATAGGATCAATGCGTCATTGGTCTAAATTTCAAAATATTTATGATTGTATATATTGTATTGCCGATTTACATGCTTTAACTACATTAAATAAAAACTTTTCTTTAAAAAAATCAGTATTAGATACATTAGCGCTATATTTAGCTTGTGGAGTTGATCCTAATAAAAGCATTATTTTTATTCAGTCGCATGTTTATCAACATACTCAATTAAATTGGGTTTTAAGTTGTTTTAGTCAATTTGGTGAATTATCTCGAATGACACAATTTAAAAACAAAAAAAAGATACGAAATAATTGTATTGAAAATATAAACGTTGGACTATTTAATTATCCTATATTAATGTCATCCGATATTTTATTATATGAAACCAATCTAGTTCCAGTAGGACAAGATCAAAAACAACACTTAGAGTTAACTCGGAATATTGCCCATCGTTTTAATTTTTTATATGGAGATATATTTACTTTGCCTGAGCCGCTAATTGATATCAGCGGATCGAAAGTTATGTCTTTGTTAGAACCCAAAAAAAAAATGTCTAAATCAGATATGAATAAAAACAACGTAATTTTTTTATTAGAAGACATTTCTTCTATTTTTTTTAAAATAAAGAATGCCATTACAGATTCGCAAACACCACCTAAAATATATTATGATAAAAAAAGAAAATTAGGTATTTCAAATTTATTAGAAATTCTTTCTGCTATTACAAATAAAGAAATTAATATTTTAGAAAAGGAACTTAATGGTGTAATGTATAGCGAATTTAAAAATATTATTTTTGATAATATATCGCAATTTTTACGTAGATTACAAAAATCTTATTTAAATTATCGAAAAGATGAATCTTATTTAAAAAAAGTTGCTCAGGATGGAGCGATTAAAGCTCGATTAAAATCTGAGAAACTTTTAAAACGAGTTTATTCAATTATGGATATAGATTTATTTTTTAAATAA
- the tusD gene encoding sulfurtransferase complex subunit TusD, translating into MNYTILVTGSAYGTQNASTAFLFCESLIKMYHTLNSIFFYFDGVLNANNFNQTPIDEFDLVRGWQKLHEKYKVKLYVCISAALRRGVVEDEELLKKNFKKGNLASFFQLSGLIELANSIKLSDRIIQF; encoded by the coding sequence ATGAATTATACAATTTTAGTTACCGGTTCCGCTTATGGAACACAAAATGCTAGTACAGCTTTCTTATTTTGTGAATCTTTAATAAAAATGTATCATACATTAAATAGCATTTTTTTTTATTTTGATGGAGTTTTAAATGCAAATAATTTTAATCAAACACCTATTGATGAATTTGATTTAGTTAGAGGATGGCAAAAATTACATGAAAAATATAAGGTAAAATTATATGTTTGTATTAGTGCAGCTCTAAGAAGAGGCGTTGTTGAAGATGAAGAATTATTAAAAAAAAATTTTAAAAAAGGCAATCTTGCTTCTTTTTTTCAGTTAAGTGGATTAATAGAATTAGCTAATTCTATAAAACTGTCTGATCGTATAATACAATTTTAA
- the tusC gene encoding sulfurtransferase complex subunit TusC, translating to MKKIAFVFSHSPHGTSFGKEGLDAILGVSSIIKKISLFFIGDGVLQLLKSSGSENILVRNYTASFCILPIFGIDNFYCCASSLIDRGLYFHDQFILKVNILSQDFLRLKLDDHDAIINI from the coding sequence ATGAAAAAAATTGCTTTTGTTTTTTCTCATTCCCCTCATGGGACCAGTTTTGGAAAAGAAGGTTTAGACGCTATTTTGGGGGTTTCTTCGATTATAAAAAAAATTAGTTTGTTTTTTATTGGAGATGGGGTTTTACAACTTTTAAAAAGTTCTGGATCAGAAAATATTTTAGTACGTAATTATACAGCGTCCTTTTGTATTTTACCTATTTTTGGAATTGATAATTTTTATTGTTGTGCATCATCATTGATTGATAGAGGTTTATATTTTCATGATCAATTTATATTAAAAGTAAATATATTAAGTCAAGATTTTTTACGTTTAAAATTAGATGATCATGATGCCATAATTAATATTTAA
- the aroK gene encoding shikimate kinase AroK: protein MAEKRNIFLIGPMGAGKSTIGRHLSQQLNMDFFDSDQEIENRTGANISWVFDVEGEHGFRKREVKIIDELTKKQGIILATGGGSVKFKENRNILSARGIVVYLETTIEKQLLRTKRDTKRPLLQSNVSNRTILENLALERNPLYEEIADFKIQTDNKSAKSITYHIINFLDKI, encoded by the coding sequence AAAAGAAATATATTTTTAATTGGACCGATGGGAGCTGGTAAAAGTACTATTGGTCGTCATTTATCTCAACAACTCAATATGGATTTTTTTGATTCTGACCAAGAAATTGAGAATCGTACTGGAGCAAATATAAGTTGGGTGTTTGATGTAGAAGGTGAACATGGTTTTCGTAAGAGGGAAGTAAAAATCATTGATGAACTTACAAAAAAACAAGGTATTATTCTTGCTACCGGTGGAGGTTCAGTAAAATTTAAAGAAAATAGAAATATTTTATCAGCTCGTGGTATTGTTGTATATTTAGAAACTACTATTGAAAAACAGTTATTACGTACAAAAAGAGATACCAAGAGACCATTATTACAATCTAATGTTTCTAATCGTACTATTTTAGAAAATTTAGCTCTTGAAAGAAATCCATTATATGAAGAAATAGCAGATTTTAAAATTCAAACTGATAATAAAAGCGCTAAATCTATCACATATCATATAATTAATTTTTTAGATAAAATTTAG